Genomic segment of Colletotrichum destructivum chromosome 5, complete sequence:
AACGTCGAGTTCCAAGACATCAGGTTTTTCGTCATGCCATAGCAACTCAAACAACCGACTAGTTTCCATCGGCGTCTTCTTGTATCGTATCTTCTTCGACCTGGGAGCCGCTCTATTGACCCGAACAGCAACCCCCTTTTCCCAAATCCACCAGGAGCATGTGCTACGTTTACCGACACTGTCACGTCTGCTGTGACTGCAGCGTCATCGTGTCctccaaggacaaggacgtCTGGTGCGACAAGCGCACCTGGGTCCGCCCCAACCCCTTCGAGCACGCCGTGCCCTACTGCCCCGACGGCCTCAAGCTGGTGGAactcgacgacaacgtcgTGCGATGCGTGGCTTGCCACTTTGGCCCCTCCAGCACCGCGCGAGAGGTCGGCACGCATCGCCATTGAGACAACCGtctgcagcagcggcggcagcagcagccgcaacGCCAAAgtcagagccagagccaAGGTCAGTACGAAGAGCCGCCGAGAACCGGTGACGACCGCGAACCTAATGGCGAGATGCCGGGGGTGCTGGGGACTGTTGCTAGGTACGTGAGCGGCTTTCTGGGAGACTACACGCCGTCGTTCTTGGGACGTGATGGCCCGTCTCGCAGTCGTTCTCGATGATGACTTGTCATGAGAAAGGGGATGAATGAGGATGCCACGGAATTCTGCAGCGAAAATGAAAGAATGACATTGATATTCTCCGTCGACGCAATCAATAAGCTCATCATGAGTGCCAAGCACGGCCTGTTACATTCCGCTAGGTCTGGCCAAAAGCTGTTGTTAATTGGCCCTGCGTCACTTTTCctttctcactctctcaAAGTTGACAGTCAGGAAAACAGACAACCGACGCAAGTGCTGGTATACAAACAATCGTAACATTGATCATGACATGACATCCTATCTTGCGTCTCTTGTTATTCCACTGCCCCATGAACGCCTCGTCTCGTCCTCTGTCTCACTTTTGAATCGGCTGCCCATAAACATAACAaaaagaggggagggggggcatcTCCCATAACCAGACTAAGCGAATGGCCAGTTCCGGTTCAGCACGACGCAGCTCCCGTTGGCTGACGACGCAATGTCCTTGTCCGTCAGGAAAACGCAGTacttggcgacggcggccgggtccAGCCCCGTCTCGCCGCGCTTGTACTCGGGCATGGCGGCCGTGACCTTTTCCATGGCGGGCTGGTTGACGCCCCCGGCGAAGGCGTCCATGATGTTGGTCGTGTCCATGGGCCCGACCAGCAGGGCGACCGAGTAGATGCCCTTATCGCCGTAAAAGCCCGCCGAGTTCTTGgtgagggcgacgacgccgtgcttGGAGGCCGTGTAGGCGACGCCCGAGGTCATGCCGCGGTAACTCGCGTTGGAGCCGACgttgatgatgaggccgcggggcccgccgccggcgccggcaggGCCCTGGTTCAGGAACTGGTTGACGGCGAACTTGGTGGTGAGAAAGGGCCCTGTGAGGTTGACAGCGAGGACGCGGTCCCAGGTGTCCTTGGCGCAGTCGCCGGCTGGGTCGAAGCGGTccatgacgccggcgttgttgacgacgacgtcgaggcggccgaagcgctcgacggcgccactgacgagggcctcgaccGAGGCCTCGGAGGTGACATCGACGACAGCAGTGTGCAGGCGGCCGGCATAGGTGTCGCGGTGCtccgaggcgacggcgttgacgCGGGCCTCatcgatgtcggcgatgacgacgttggCGCCCGTGGCGAGGtaggcctcggcgatggccttgccgaggccgccgccggagccggtcACGATGACGGTTGTGCCGGGGAGCGTAGTGGGCATCGTGAACTGCGTCGGGCTTGGCAACGGAACAAGAAAACAGTTTGAATGGAACAAATGGAGGGGGCGCGGGATGACACTGTTAAAGTTTGGCCTAGCCTCTCAATATAAGCTTAATAAAGCGAATGTAATTTCGGGCAAGCTGGGAGTCTCACAGTGTGTAAGTAATGGCGAGTGAGCAAAGTTTGCTTCCagtgagaaagagagagggggcaATGATTCTGATGCCGAGGTGATCAACAGTTGTTAACGAATCTCTTCAAACAAGTTTAAATAGAGAGAGCTCTGACCCTGTtgcatcgtcgtcgtcaaggaggggCGGTTGCGGGGCTGATTCTGCGGGGAATGCACCGTGTCGATTGGACGCTTCCTCGACGCGCCGTTGACGTTGTCCGTGGAGCTCTCGCCGCTAGAGAGGGTCGGCCGTATTTCTTTCACCCTCCATGTATCCCTCCGCAAATAGAGTAAGTGCTCTGTTTAATGGGTTGTACTCGGTATGGGCGTTCAAAGTCCTGGGGACGACCACTGACCAGCTCGACCAGCCACCGGCTGCAAATTCCTTGCAATTACAAAGGCCCAGGGACTCACTCAGGTTTACATAGTTGAAaaggacgtcgccgagcggTGCAGCAAACAGgggccgccggcctgtcagCTTGGTGTTGGTTGGTCCCTTAGGGATGATGGGATGGACGGATCGGACAGGTAGGTAAGTAAGTAGGCAGATTGAGTCAGATGCAGTGCTTGGGGGCAGGCATATAGAAGAGAGCCTATCGTATCTCCAGTCCCAAGGAGACTGAGGGAGCACTTCGAGTTCATTGTGCTGAGTATCGTGACTGGATGCTTGTGTGTATAGTAAATATACATGTTGGCTGGGGATGCAGCTCTCCAGGATGGCAGTCAAGGTACACAACACATTAAGCACGTTGGTATATCCTAAGATGTCTGTCTCCAGCATGATCCTTATTGTACCCAGCTAGGGAGAGTGctagacagacagacagcctGGTTTTTCCAAGACCTTCCTTCGTGGCTTGCTCGCCAAAGACGAAACAAGTGAGaaaccaaccaaccccaCTTACTATTTAATCAACTTGGCTGGGTTTTAATAAGTATGAATCGAACAAGTCCAAAGAGACAAGGGACCGaccgccagccagccagttGGTAATTGAAAGAGCATGACTGACTGATCGATACAGGCCGACTGATTgagaggtaggtaggtgagTGGAGTgagagaaaaaagacaaaaaTTGAAGATGCGGCCAGTGTGGATTGAACACACGACCTTCAGATTTAGTGATTGAAGTTGACTTCAGTCTGACGCTCTCCCAACTGAGCTATGTCCGCCACAATCTTCGACCTGAATCGGCAATTTGGGAACTTAAGTAAGATCTATGACCCACATCGGAGTGACCCACACCAGACAGATTATTGCATTTCGTATCCCTCGATAGGTAGTTTTCATGTTTTTCAATATGACGTGAACCTTCAAAAGAAACCGAATCGTTGACCAGTTAGATCTTCTGTTTTTTTGCTGCAATGGTACCAACGTTAGTGTGCCAGGTTCAAAAAGAGGTTCTAGGCGTCAAACCCAACACCCTCAGCAATGCTTTCATCTGCCCACCCACTCACTACCCGATTGTCACAATATCTCTCAACGCCACGCTGGATGCTACAAAAACCCAGAGAACTGCCGACTACTTTAGTGTTCGCCATCTCTCACGAGCCCGACCCTcctgtctctctcctcccttAGATGcttgtcctcgccctccaacAGCATCTTTTCCTCCACAAAGGCTGGGTCGCTGACCCGAGGCTTTTCCCTATTCCTCACCGCCTTTGCCAcggtctcggccgccgaggactgGAAAGATGTATCACATAGCGGGGGCAAAGGTTTCACCAGCCAGAGTGTCTGCTGCGCCTCCTCATCGCTTAACACCGGCAGCGACGGAGCATCAGAAGCGGGAGCGCCTTTGAGAAGGCATGTCGATAGCAGGGCACCTGTCGCGGCGGTGCCTTGTTCCGCTTGCGTCTCTGAGCCCTCGGGCCTCTCGTCCTCCCTGGGACCGTCTAGTCCTACATCGGCCTTCCGTGCGGCTCTCACAGCCGCCTTCAGCGCATCCGCCTGCTCCTTGGGCACCTTGTCCTCGTCAAACGCAGAGGCACCCGTCGAAGTCAGCCGCATCAACGTCATCCGTCG
This window contains:
- a CDS encoding Putative short-chain dehydrogenase/reductase SDR, NAD(P)-binding domain superfamily; translation: MPTTLPGTTVIVTGSGGGLGKAIAEAYLATGANVVIADIDEARVNAVASEHRDTYAGRLHTAVVDVTSEASVEALVSGAVERFGRLDVVVNNAGVMDRFDPAGDCAKDTWDRVLAVNLTGPFLTTKFAVNQFLNQGPAGAGGGPRGLIINVGSNASYRGMTSGVAYTASKHGVVALTKNSAGFYGDKGIYSVALLVGPMDTTNIMDAFAGGVNQPAMEKVTAAMPEYKRGETGLDPAAVAKYCVFLTDKDIASSANGSCVVLNRNWPFA